One Owenweeksia hongkongensis DSM 17368 genomic region harbors:
- a CDS encoding exonuclease domain-containing protein — translation MFAIVDVETTGGHASGHAMTEIAIVLYDGTKVVDNYSQLLNPKQHIPLNIQTLTGITPDMVEDAPTFPDVADEVREFLGDHIFVAHNVNFDYSFVKSAFASVGIDYNPKRMCSVRYARRVEKGLKSYSLGNLCKHFKVNNEAAHRAWGDATATAKIMEYLLEKDKDGQWQFLIKKNSGEFNLPANLPSDDYHDLPEVPGVYYFMDNLGKPLYIGKAKNLKKRVATHFVSDKEGSKSQGFKREIFNIKFEKTGSELLASLLEDHEIRHYWPKYNRAQKNPKRKFAVYLFYNQKNVPSLAINKITSQQGYLRDFHSNSQAQSWVLKQIEEYNLNAAKCGFPFSFLDREITEEQHMTGVQRLIDDLNSQSQNLVIKTYGREPDEDGFALVKDGHLAGMGFVPHDVQISSYGELQGFTRELHSSITTQAIIRKVLEEGRYAVEEF, via the coding sequence TTGTTTGCCATAGTTGATGTAGAAACCACAGGAGGCCACGCCTCGGGTCATGCCATGACCGAAATTGCCATAGTACTTTACGATGGCACTAAGGTGGTAGATAATTATTCCCAGCTTTTAAATCCTAAGCAGCACATTCCTTTAAATATTCAAACCCTTACGGGAATAACACCAGATATGGTGGAGGATGCGCCTACTTTTCCGGACGTTGCAGATGAAGTGCGTGAGTTTTTGGGCGATCACATCTTTGTGGCGCACAATGTGAATTTCGACTACTCTTTTGTAAAGTCAGCTTTTGCATCTGTCGGTATAGATTACAATCCAAAAAGGATGTGCAGCGTGCGCTATGCGCGTAGGGTTGAAAAAGGGCTTAAATCCTATTCATTGGGAAACCTGTGCAAACACTTTAAAGTAAATAATGAGGCAGCTCACCGCGCCTGGGGTGATGCCACAGCTACGGCCAAAATAATGGAGTACTTGCTGGAGAAGGATAAAGATGGCCAATGGCAGTTTTTGATAAAGAAAAACTCAGGGGAGTTTAACCTTCCGGCAAATTTGCCTTCAGATGATTATCATGATTTGCCTGAAGTACCCGGGGTATATTACTTTATGGATAACCTCGGAAAGCCATTGTACATCGGCAAGGCAAAGAACCTGAAAAAACGGGTAGCTACTCATTTCGTTTCAGATAAGGAGGGAAGCAAGAGTCAGGGTTTTAAGCGGGAAATATTTAACATAAAGTTTGAAAAAACAGGAAGTGAGCTTTTGGCCAGCTTGCTGGAAGACCACGAGATTCGACATTATTGGCCCAAGTATAATCGTGCCCAAAAGAATCCGAAGCGAAAGTTTGCGGTGTATTTATTTTACAACCAAAAAAATGTGCCCTCGCTGGCTATTAATAAAATCACCTCACAGCAAGGTTATTTGCGGGATTTTCATTCTAACTCTCAGGCCCAGTCTTGGGTACTTAAGCAAATTGAAGAGTACAACCTGAATGCAGCTAAGTGCGGTTTTCCTTTTTCCTTTCTAGACAGAGAAATTACGGAGGAGCAACACATGACAGGCGTTCAGAGACTAATAGATGATCTAAACAGCCAAAGCCAAAATTTGGTAATAAAAACCTATGGCCGCGAACCTGATGAAGACGGCTTTGCCCTTGTAAAAGATGGTCACCTTGCTGGAATGGGATTTGTACCACACGATGTGCAAATAAGCAGTTATGGCGAGTTGCAGGGCTTTACCCGAGAACTACACAGCAGCATAACCACTCAGGCCATTATTAGAAAAGTATTGGAAGAGGGTAGGTATGCAGTGGAGGAGTTTTAA
- a CDS encoding nitroreductase family protein, protein MELLDKLNWRYAAKAMNGKKVPQEKIDNIIEAISLAPTSSGLQPFEVIVITNPEIKEKIKPVAWNQSVITDCSHLFVFAAWDTYTADRINKMFDLTNTVRGFKNEGWENYRQMLLNSYPQKDADVNFNHAAKQAYIAFSQAIAAAAFEGLDSTPLEGFDPTAVDEILGLKEKGLKSCVMLPVGYRDAENDWLVNLTKVRKSKEDLVTVLD, encoded by the coding sequence ATGGAATTATTAGATAAACTCAACTGGCGCTATGCCGCCAAAGCCATGAATGGCAAAAAAGTACCTCAGGAAAAGATTGATAATATCATTGAAGCTATTTCGCTCGCTCCTACCTCAAGTGGCTTGCAGCCTTTTGAAGTTATTGTAATCACTAATCCGGAAATAAAAGAAAAGATAAAGCCAGTAGCGTGGAATCAATCAGTAATTACAGATTGCTCGCACCTATTTGTATTTGCAGCATGGGACACCTATACGGCTGATCGAATCAATAAAATGTTTGATTTGACAAACACTGTTCGTGGCTTCAAAAATGAAGGTTGGGAAAACTACCGCCAAATGTTATTGAACAGTTATCCTCAAAAAGATGCTGATGTAAACTTTAACCATGCCGCTAAGCAGGCCTACATTGCTTTTTCGCAGGCTATTGCTGCTGCAGCTTTTGAAGGCTTAGACAGTACACCGCTGGAAGGTTTTGACCCCACTGCTGTGGATGAAATTTTAGGACTAAAAGAAAAAGGACTGAAAAGCTGTGTGATGCTTCCTGTAGGATATAGAGATGCCGAAAATGACTGGCTTGTGAATCTTACCAAAGTAAGGAAGAGTAAAGAAGACTTGGTTACTGTTTTAGATTAA
- a CDS encoding MarR family winged helix-turn-helix transcriptional regulator has protein sequence MSSEDLKLSNQVCFPLYSASRLITQAYKPYLDKLGITYPQYLVLLVLWEKDEVSVNEISQKLILKTNTLSPLLQRMAKLDLIQRNRSTEDERSVVIALTDNGKKMKADAEYIPQELMNNLLSQSVELDDVVQLKLLLNQWIEILKQKD, from the coding sequence ATGAGCAGCGAAGATTTAAAATTGAGTAATCAGGTTTGTTTCCCCCTCTACTCTGCCTCGCGCTTAATCACACAGGCATACAAACCTTATTTGGATAAACTGGGCATTACCTACCCACAGTACCTGGTGCTGCTTGTGCTTTGGGAAAAAGACGAGGTTTCCGTAAACGAAATATCTCAAAAGCTAATTCTGAAAACCAATACTCTCTCGCCATTGCTACAGCGCATGGCCAAACTCGATCTTATTCAGCGCAATCGCTCTACCGAAGATGAGAGAAGTGTGGTAATAGCACTAACGGATAATGGTAAAAAAATGAAGGCTGATGCGGAGTATATCCCTCAGGAGTTAATGAACAATCTCTTGTCTCAATCTGTGGAATTGGACGATGTGGTGCAACTTAAACTCTTGCTAAATCAGTGGATTGAAATTTTAAAACAGAAAGATTAA
- a CDS encoding DoxX family protein, producing MNTYIKTSLVQNIFRILLAIFMIYAGFSHLTFNRVDFQAQVPDWVPMEKDLVVILSGIVEMALGLGLALWKNHRVTFGWALAIFFVLIFPGNISQYLDGDDAFGALNSDRARLIRLFFQPVLIVWALWSSGAWKAWRQSKKDAQINK from the coding sequence ATGAACACCTACATAAAAACCTCCCTTGTTCAAAACATTTTTAGAATACTCCTGGCCATCTTTATGATATATGCCGGATTTAGCCACCTTACCTTCAATAGAGTAGATTTTCAGGCTCAGGTACCCGATTGGGTTCCTATGGAAAAGGATTTGGTTGTGATACTATCAGGCATTGTAGAAATGGCTTTAGGGCTTGGATTAGCCCTTTGGAAAAACCACCGTGTAACTTTTGGCTGGGCTTTAGCCATATTCTTTGTCTTGATTTTTCCGGGAAATATTTCTCAATATCTGGATGGCGATGATGCTTTTGGTGCTTTAAACTCAGACCGCGCAAGATTGATACGTCTGTTTTTTCAGCCAGTACTTATTGTTTGGGCATTATGGTCATCTGGTGCCTGGAAAGCTTGGCGCCAAAGTAAAAAGGATGCTCAAATCAATAAATAA
- the rlmD gene encoding 23S rRNA (uracil(1939)-C(5))-methyltransferase RlmD, whose amino-acid sequence MSQKRPFSRNQRVELKIDDMAFEGKGISRVETEDGKYIVFVPNTIPGQVVSAKIIKAKNSYAEAKLLKVITPSPLEVEMPYHPIPGAPYITLPVEKQHEYKKNTTIELFRRIGKIENAADLLDEFMSSPDDFHYRNKMEYSFSAVGYDRNTDEEFDGFTLGFKKRGQWLSVEQLKKDSGLFDPQIENALPAISDYFTSRGFSAWHGLQHTGFCRFLTVKRSFSEDGLLINLVTTSSELDRFDKDEFVAFMKDLLGDRLLGLVHTLNDDIGDRPLTTDGKQNVIYGKGTITEEICGLQFRISLESFFQTNPASAERLYQKALNYVFETEPGSRPVVMDLFSGTGTITQLLAQRSTDKEIIGVELVPQAVADAKKTAKANGFDNLKFFAADVGKFLLEHPEYTDKIDTIVMDPPRAGIAPKTLRKVIRLNAKRMVYVSCNPATQARDMVTLAEAGYKLKKYSLVDQFPHTAHIESVALFER is encoded by the coding sequence ATGTCACAAAAACGCCCATTTTCCAGAAATCAGCGTGTGGAGCTGAAAATTGATGATATGGCCTTTGAAGGTAAAGGGATATCACGTGTAGAAACTGAAGACGGCAAATACATTGTATTTGTACCCAATACTATTCCGGGGCAAGTGGTTTCAGCCAAAATTATAAAGGCCAAAAACTCCTATGCCGAAGCCAAATTGCTAAAGGTAATCACACCCAGTCCGCTGGAAGTGGAAATGCCCTACCACCCTATTCCCGGTGCGCCCTACATTACCCTTCCGGTAGAAAAGCAGCACGAGTATAAAAAGAATACCACCATTGAGCTTTTTAGGCGAATAGGCAAAATTGAAAATGCGGCTGACCTTTTGGATGAATTTATGTCTTCGCCTGACGATTTTCATTATCGCAACAAAATGGAATATTCCTTTTCGGCTGTAGGCTATGATAGAAATACAGATGAAGAGTTTGACGGTTTTACCTTAGGTTTTAAAAAGCGTGGACAATGGCTTTCAGTAGAGCAGCTTAAAAAAGACTCAGGTCTTTTTGACCCACAAATAGAAAATGCGCTTCCTGCTATTTCTGACTATTTCACTTCACGTGGATTTAGCGCCTGGCACGGATTGCAGCATACCGGCTTTTGTCGTTTCCTTACGGTAAAAAGGTCTTTCTCAGAAGATGGGCTTCTTATTAATTTGGTGACAACCTCCAGTGAGCTTGACCGCTTTGACAAAGACGAGTTTGTAGCCTTTATGAAAGACCTCCTTGGCGATAGATTGCTAGGCCTGGTGCACACCCTAAATGATGATATTGGCGACCGACCGCTGACCACCGATGGCAAGCAGAATGTGATTTATGGCAAAGGCACCATCACCGAAGAAATTTGTGGACTGCAATTCCGCATTAGCTTAGAAAGCTTTTTCCAGACCAACCCCGCCAGTGCCGAGCGTTTGTACCAAAAAGCCTTGAACTATGTTTTTGAAACCGAGCCCGGAAGCCGCCCCGTGGTGATGGACCTTTTCTCAGGAACGGGAACCATAACGCAGCTACTGGCGCAGCGTAGTACCGATAAAGAAATAATTGGTGTGGAATTGGTACCTCAAGCTGTAGCTGATGCTAAGAAAACTGCCAAAGCCAATGGTTTTGACAACCTAAAATTCTTTGCCGCTGATGTAGGCAAATTCCTTTTGGAACACCCCGAATACACCGACAAGATTGACACCATAGTAATGGACCCTCCCCGTGCCGGTATTGCTCCCAAAACTCTGCGCAAAGTGATACGCCTTAATGCCAAGCGCATGGTGTATGTTTCTTGCAACCCAGCTACACAGGCTCGTGATATGGTAACGCTTGCCGAAGCTGGTTATAAGTTGAAAAAATACTCATTGGTAGATCAGTTTCCACATACGGCTCATATTGAGAGTGTGGCGTTATTTGAGAGGTAA
- the rocD gene encoding ornithine--oxo-acid transaminase, which yields MNLVADKLSSKDAIELENKYGAHNYHPLPVVLDKGEGVFVWDLEGKKYYDFLSAYSAINQGHCHPRIIGALKAQAERITLTSRAFFNSRLGEFEKYMSEYFGFDKVLAMNSGAEAVETAIKIARKWGYEKKGVEEHEAQIIVAKNNFHGRTTTIISFSNDEDARKNFGPYTPGFIKVDYDNVDSLEEAIKSSKNVVAFLVEPIQGEAGVFVPQDGYLTAARELCAQNNVLFIADEIQTGIARTGNLLAVDHEGVKPDMLILGKALSGGVYPVSAVLANDDIMNVIKPGQHGSTFGGNPLAAAVAMEALEVVKDEKLAENAFEMGELFREKMNEYISKNSLVKLVRGRGLLNAIVINDSEDSSTAWDICVALKDNGLLAKPTHGNIIRFAPPLVMNREQILDCVDIITSTISKFEK from the coding sequence ATGAACTTAGTAGCTGATAAGCTGAGCTCAAAAGATGCCATTGAGTTGGAAAATAAATACGGAGCCCATAACTACCACCCACTTCCTGTGGTGCTGGACAAAGGTGAAGGCGTATTTGTGTGGGATTTGGAAGGAAAAAAATACTATGACTTTTTATCAGCCTATTCGGCTATCAATCAAGGACATTGTCATCCAAGAATTATAGGAGCACTTAAGGCGCAAGCCGAGCGTATTACGCTTACCAGCCGTGCTTTCTTCAACTCGCGCTTAGGTGAGTTTGAAAAATACATGAGTGAGTATTTTGGTTTTGACAAAGTACTGGCCATGAATAGTGGTGCCGAAGCTGTGGAAACGGCTATCAAAATTGCACGTAAGTGGGGTTATGAAAAGAAAGGTGTAGAAGAGCACGAAGCGCAAATTATTGTTGCTAAAAACAACTTTCACGGACGTACCACTACCATTATTTCATTTTCTAATGATGAAGATGCACGTAAAAACTTTGGCCCTTATACACCTGGTTTTATCAAGGTAGATTATGATAATGTGGATTCTCTGGAAGAAGCTATAAAGAGTAGTAAAAACGTTGTAGCATTTCTTGTTGAGCCTATTCAAGGTGAAGCGGGTGTATTTGTACCGCAAGATGGATACCTTACTGCTGCACGTGAACTTTGCGCTCAAAACAATGTGCTTTTTATTGCTGACGAAATTCAAACAGGAATTGCCCGTACGGGAAATCTTTTGGCTGTAGATCACGAAGGTGTGAAGCCGGATATGTTGATTCTTGGAAAAGCGTTGAGCGGTGGTGTTTACCCGGTTTCTGCGGTTTTGGCTAATGATGACATTATGAATGTAATCAAGCCCGGGCAACACGGTTCTACTTTTGGTGGAAACCCATTGGCCGCAGCCGTAGCCATGGAAGCTCTTGAAGTAGTAAAAGACGAGAAGCTTGCCGAAAATGCTTTCGAAATGGGAGAGCTTTTCCGTGAGAAAATGAACGAGTATATTTCTAAAAACAGTTTGGTGAAGCTAGTTCGTGGTCGCGGTTTGCTTAATGCCATCGTAATTAATGATAGCGAGGATAGCAGTACAGCTTGGGATATTTGTGTGGCTTTGAAAGACAATGGTCTTTTGGCTAAGCCAACCCATGGAAATATTATCCGTTTTGCGCCACCATTGGTAATGAACAGAGAGCAAATTTTGGATTGTGTTGATATTATTACCAGCACTATTTCAAAGTTTGAGAAATAA
- the prmC gene encoding peptide chain release factor N(5)-glutamine methyltransferase: MTISDLQSNFIEKLEGLYTKGEAERLFFIGLEDLMDINLSQYRVEQNRTTKEIDPKRMLNYLQGLLEGKPYQHLIGEVHFANLKLRVGPEALIPRPETEELAYLIKEENDTAAQLSILDIGTGTGCLALACAHLFKNSNVEAVDISKEALGLARANTKQNSLDVKFWEADILDKSKWPSGNWDLIVSNPPYIGESEAVEMDDLVKEHEPHTALFVPDNDILIFYRAIMELANERLNTGGKVYMEINQKLGEATRELFVHEGYETRLLKDLSGNDRFVVAER, from the coding sequence ATGACGATTAGCGATTTACAATCAAATTTTATTGAAAAGCTGGAAGGGCTTTATACCAAAGGAGAGGCAGAGCGCCTCTTTTTTATTGGACTGGAAGATCTGATGGATATAAACCTTTCACAGTATAGAGTAGAGCAAAATCGTACTACAAAGGAGATTGACCCCAAACGTATGCTGAACTACCTTCAGGGCTTGCTTGAGGGGAAGCCTTATCAGCATTTGATAGGTGAGGTACACTTTGCTAATCTAAAGTTAAGGGTGGGGCCAGAGGCGCTTATTCCAAGGCCAGAAACGGAGGAGCTGGCTTATCTGATTAAGGAAGAAAATGATACTGCTGCACAACTTAGTATTTTAGATATAGGCACAGGAACAGGATGCTTGGCTCTGGCTTGTGCTCATTTGTTTAAAAATTCAAATGTAGAAGCTGTTGATATTTCTAAAGAAGCTTTGGGTTTAGCTAGAGCTAATACTAAACAGAATTCACTTGATGTAAAGTTTTGGGAAGCGGACATTTTAGATAAAAGTAAATGGCCATCTGGAAATTGGGACTTGATAGTGAGCAACCCTCCATACATTGGTGAAAGCGAAGCTGTAGAAATGGATGATTTGGTAAAAGAACATGAGCCACATACAGCGCTTTTTGTGCCAGATAATGACATCCTCATTTTTTACCGAGCTATAATGGAGCTGGCCAATGAGCGACTAAATACAGGAGGGAAGGTTTATATGGAAATCAATCAAAAGCTTGGTGAGGCCACACGAGAGCTTTTTGTACACGAAGGTTACGAAACCAGGTTATTGAAGGACCTTAGTGGTAATGATAGGTTTGTGGTGGCGGAGAGATAA
- a CDS encoding HU family DNA-binding protein — protein MNKSDLIDAMAADAGISKAAAKKALDSFTDNVANTMSKGGRVSLVGFGTFSTSERAAREGRNPQTGKKIQIPAKTVAKFKAGSELTAKL, from the coding sequence ATGAACAAATCAGATTTGATCGATGCTATGGCAGCTGATGCCGGTATTTCTAAAGCTGCGGCTAAAAAAGCATTGGATTCTTTTACCGACAATGTAGCTAATACAATGTCAAAAGGTGGTCGCGTATCACTAGTAGGATTCGGAACTTTCTCTACTTCAGAAAGAGCGGCTCGTGAGGGTAGAAACCCACAGACCGGAAAGAAAATTCAAATCCCAGCTAAAACTGTTGCTAAGTTTAAAGCAGGTTCTGAGCTTACTGCTAAGCTCTAA
- the fmt gene encoding methionyl-tRNA formyltransferase: MRIVFMGTPDFAVASLKKLVENGKNVVGVITAPDKPAGRGRKLQQSAVKVYAESQGLKVLQPTNLKAPEFIEELSALKPDLQIVVAFRMLPKVVWDLPAKGTINLHGSLLPQYRGAAPINWAIINGETESGATTFFINEKIDTGETIQNVKVPITKNDSAGTYHDKLMIEGAKLLLDTVNKIESGNAPSTPQDHNQANKEAPKIFKEDTIIDFSKPAEQVYNFIRGLSPYPAAISNIIMDDEKIGVKIFEVELTDEPSKGAGELETNNKNVLNVGCHDKMIRLKSLQIAGKRRMEVSELLNGFKISENAKMG; encoded by the coding sequence ATGCGAATTGTATTTATGGGCACCCCAGATTTTGCGGTAGCCTCATTAAAAAAACTTGTAGAAAACGGAAAAAACGTGGTAGGTGTAATTACCGCTCCGGATAAACCTGCTGGTCGCGGAAGAAAGCTGCAACAATCAGCCGTTAAAGTATATGCCGAATCTCAGGGTTTGAAAGTACTTCAACCTACCAATCTCAAGGCTCCAGAGTTTATAGAAGAGCTTTCGGCTCTAAAGCCAGATTTACAAATAGTGGTTGCTTTTAGGATGCTTCCAAAAGTGGTGTGGGATTTACCCGCCAAGGGAACGATAAATCTACACGGCTCATTACTTCCTCAATATAGAGGTGCTGCCCCTATCAATTGGGCAATTATAAATGGAGAAACGGAAAGTGGCGCCACCACATTCTTTATTAATGAAAAGATAGATACCGGTGAAACTATCCAAAACGTAAAAGTGCCCATTACAAAAAATGACTCAGCGGGAACTTATCACGATAAACTAATGATTGAGGGTGCCAAGCTTCTTTTGGATACCGTGAATAAAATTGAGAGCGGAAATGCACCTTCTACTCCGCAAGATCACAACCAAGCAAATAAGGAAGCCCCTAAGATTTTTAAGGAGGATACCATTATTGATTTTTCAAAACCAGCCGAGCAGGTTTACAATTTCATTAGAGGGCTTTCGCCCTACCCGGCCGCCATCAGCAACATTATAATGGATGACGAAAAAATTGGAGTTAAAATTTTTGAGGTAGAACTTACTGATGAACCTAGCAAAGGAGCAGGTGAATTAGAAACCAACAATAAAAATGTGTTAAATGTGGGTTGCCATGACAAAATGATACGCCTGAAAAGCCTACAAATAGCGGGAAAAAGGCGAATGGAGGTGTCAGAATTACTAAATGGCTTTAAAATTTCTGAGAACGCCAAAATGGGCTGA
- a CDS encoding RecQ family ATP-dependent DNA helicase: MTDKIHDILFSYWGFRNFRPLQEDIINSALSGKDTLALLPTGGGKSICFQVPIMAQKGIGIVVSPLIALMADQVQNLKNREIPAVALTSGLTYREIDIALDNCVHGRYKFLYLSPERLQSEIVQERIKRMKVNLLVVDEAHCISQWGYDFRPPYTKIAEIRELLPSVPILALTATATPNVVDDIQEKLSFPEKHVIQKSFYRPNLYYNVNHTERKWSKAIEILRRIKGSGLIYVRNRKHTVEIAQWLTQNGISADFYHAGMSPEDRKKKQEAWVNNKLRIIVCTNAFGMGIDKPDVRIVLHLELPESLEAYFQEAGRAGRDGETAYSVMLIGPPDLDELKRRHLESFPDLEFVKRTYQALNNYLQLASGTGEGQNFPFDFKAFIDQYSLPVLKAYEVLKILEREGWLTLNEGFKSTSRVHILVDRTTLYDFQLRYPKLDILIKSLTRSYGGLETEYASIQESVIAGRLKSTERNVREALQYLKTKGIIDYIPNKGDSEITINKPRQVTKHLSISNENLKDRFKDKKQRIDAIEDFVSDSETCRSVKLLKYFGEKSTQDCGHCDVCRAKKGAENADEKMDKAIASIKSLLQEKSPLSHAKIREQLKINDTICLEALRWLLDSGFIKSVGQDLYALNS, translated from the coding sequence ATGACGGACAAAATTCATGACATATTATTTTCCTATTGGGGATTTAGAAATTTCCGTCCACTACAGGAAGATATTATAAATTCTGCCCTTTCGGGGAAAGACACACTGGCTCTGCTCCCTACTGGCGGGGGTAAATCTATTTGTTTTCAGGTGCCCATAATGGCCCAAAAGGGAATTGGCATTGTAGTATCTCCTTTGATAGCCTTAATGGCTGATCAGGTTCAAAATCTAAAAAACCGAGAAATACCAGCTGTAGCACTTACCTCGGGTCTCACCTACCGTGAAATTGATATTGCCCTGGACAATTGTGTTCATGGGCGATACAAATTTTTATATCTATCTCCCGAAAGGTTACAATCGGAAATTGTGCAGGAGCGCATCAAGCGCATGAAAGTCAATTTGCTGGTGGTAGATGAAGCACATTGCATTTCTCAATGGGGATATGACTTTAGACCCCCCTACACCAAAATTGCAGAGATACGCGAGCTACTACCCTCAGTACCTATACTTGCCCTTACAGCAACGGCCACCCCAAATGTGGTGGATGACATTCAGGAAAAATTAAGCTTCCCTGAGAAGCATGTTATTCAAAAGAGTTTTTACCGACCCAACCTTTATTATAACGTAAATCACACTGAACGTAAATGGAGTAAGGCAATAGAAATATTGAGGAGAATAAAAGGCTCTGGCCTGATATACGTCCGCAATAGAAAGCACACCGTAGAAATTGCTCAATGGCTTACGCAAAATGGTATTTCAGCTGACTTTTACCACGCAGGAATGAGCCCGGAAGACCGGAAGAAAAAGCAGGAAGCCTGGGTTAATAACAAGCTTAGAATTATAGTTTGTACCAATGCCTTTGGGATGGGGATTGATAAACCAGATGTTCGCATTGTGCTTCATCTTGAGTTACCCGAATCTCTAGAAGCCTACTTTCAGGAAGCTGGCCGGGCAGGACGAGATGGTGAGACAGCATACTCTGTAATGCTCATTGGCCCACCAGATTTAGATGAATTAAAAAGAAGGCACCTGGAAAGCTTTCCGGATCTGGAATTTGTAAAACGTACCTACCAAGCTTTAAATAATTACTTACAATTAGCTTCTGGCACTGGCGAAGGGCAAAACTTCCCTTTTGACTTCAAAGCATTTATAGACCAGTATTCCTTGCCCGTACTAAAGGCCTACGAAGTATTAAAAATACTTGAGCGTGAGGGTTGGCTTACACTCAATGAAGGTTTTAAGTCTACCTCACGTGTTCACATTTTAGTGGATCGAACCACATTGTATGATTTTCAGCTTCGTTATCCCAAGCTGGATATTTTGATAAAATCACTCACCAGATCTTATGGCGGTTTAGAAACGGAATATGCTTCCATCCAGGAATCTGTGATTGCGGGCAGGTTAAAATCTACGGAACGAAATGTTCGCGAAGCGCTTCAGTATCTTAAGACCAAAGGAATTATCGACTACATTCCCAACAAAGGAGATTCTGAAATTACCATCAATAAACCACGACAGGTAACGAAGCATCTTTCTATTTCAAATGAAAATTTGAAGGATCGTTTTAAGGATAAAAAGCAACGAATAGACGCTATTGAAGATTTTGTAAGTGATAGTGAAACCTGTCGAAGCGTAAAACTCCTCAAATACTTTGGTGAAAAAAGCACACAGGATTGTGGGCATTGTGATGTATGCCGTGCAAAAAAAGGAGCTGAAAATGCTGATGAAAAAATGGATAAAGCCATCGCTTCTATCAAATCATTACTTCAGGAGAAATCGCCTCTTTCGCATGCAAAAATTCGGGAGCAATTGAAAATCAATGATACCATTTGCCTGGAAGCACTTCGCTGGTTGCTGGATTCCGGTTTTATCAAAAGTGTAGGCCAAGACCTTTACGCGCTCAATAGCTGA
- a CDS encoding AAA family ATPase, protein MSTTKRVIITGGPGTGKSTIIDLMKQNGYTCHTEVSRSVIKEELAKGSAQLPWDDLSGFSNLVFDGQTNQYRNAAEGKINFYDRGIIDVIAYLKKDNLPADALEDLAIHYPYHTKVFLTPPWEEIYSMDEERREDFATMNTIHEELIKAYTSFGYEVVEVPKSSSQERVKFILAHLGVE, encoded by the coding sequence ATGAGTACAACCAAACGCGTGATTATAACCGGAGGCCCGGGCACAGGAAAGTCTACTATTATTGACTTGATGAAACAAAACGGCTACACCTGCCACACCGAAGTTTCAAGATCTGTAATAAAAGAGGAATTGGCAAAAGGATCTGCACAGTTACCCTGGGATGATCTTTCTGGATTCAGCAACTTGGTGTTTGATGGTCAAACAAACCAATATCGAAATGCTGCTGAAGGAAAAATCAACTTTTATGACCGAGGCATTATTGATGTGATTGCATACCTCAAAAAAGATAACCTTCCGGCAGATGCGTTGGAAGATCTGGCTATACATTACCCCTATCATACAAAAGTTTTTTTGACGCCACCTTGGGAGGAAATCTATTCAATGGACGAAGAGCGCAGAGAAGACTTTGCCACAATGAATACTATTCACGAAGAACTTATCAAAGCCTACACTAGTTTTGGTTATGAAGTAGTAGAGGTACCAAAAAGCTCTTCGCAAGAACGCGTAAAGTTTATTTTGGCGCACCTTGGGGTTGAATGA
- a CDS encoding DUF493 family protein, producing the protein MDSREEKYEKLKIQLEEGFEWPTLYMFKFIIPADNEKLAQIESLFNSKEAQINTRESSKGNFISVTVKEMMMSPQRVIDRYVESESIEGIISL; encoded by the coding sequence ATGGACAGTAGAGAAGAAAAGTACGAGAAGTTAAAAATACAGTTGGAAGAAGGGTTTGAATGGCCAACACTATATATGTTTAAATTCATTATTCCAGCGGATAATGAAAAGCTTGCTCAGATAGAAAGTTTATTCAATTCAAAAGAAGCGCAGATAAATACACGTGAATCCAGCAAGGGAAACTTTATTAGCGTTACCGTAAAAGAAATGATGATGAGCCCTCAGCGTGTGATTGACCGTTATGTTGAATCAGAGTCTATTGAAGGAATAATTTCACTTTAG
- a CDS encoding CPXCG motif-containing cysteine-rich protein: MEEYFYPCPYCFTEVSILIDTSVPEQQYIEDCERCCNPIEFTISINESQEIEAFSAEPIGQ; this comes from the coding sequence ATGGAAGAATACTTTTACCCCTGTCCTTATTGTTTTACCGAAGTATCAATTCTTATCGATACCTCGGTGCCGGAGCAACAGTATATTGAGGATTGCGAAAGGTGCTGCAATCCTATAGAGTTTACTATCTCAATAAATGAAAGTCAGGAAATCGAAGCTTTTAGTGCCGAACCCATCGGGCAATAA